In one window of Elusimicrobiota bacterium DNA:
- the aroB gene encoding 3-dehydroquinate synthase yields MSKTIVLKTNSSSYKIVIGSNLAHTLAADIKKLNIAESVFIISSPKIFGLYGKAVNSELKRSGINDIGFGIFPDGENNKSWLNYEQLLGKVLDFDNGKKKKMTVLALGGGVVGDMAGFVASSYRRGVPFVQMPTTLLSAVDSSIGGKTGIDFRRKGKIIKNIVGSFYQPSLVLTDISFLKTLPKKELLNGLAEIIKYGVIKEAELFHFIDKNIAQILDYGPEALGYIIGKSTKIKRDIVQLDEKETKNIRIILNYGHTVGHAIEGAGNFKTSHGEAVAIGMVCEAEISFKLGLLAESKCLQIERLIAKAGLPVKIKGCTVSSLMEIMKYDKKFRKGQNKFVLPVDIGKVTVKTGIPNQIIRSVLEKRLIK; encoded by the coding sequence ATGTCAAAAACCATTGTTTTAAAAACAAATTCCTCCAGCTATAAAATAGTTATTGGATCAAATCTAGCACACACTCTTGCCGCTGATATCAAAAAACTCAATATTGCAGAAAGTGTTTTCATAATAAGCAGCCCGAAAATATTCGGTTTATACGGCAAAGCCGTCAATTCAGAGCTGAAGCGTTCCGGTATTAACGATATTGGTTTTGGGATTTTTCCGGACGGTGAAAATAACAAATCCTGGCTTAATTACGAACAATTATTGGGAAAAGTTCTTGATTTTGATAACGGCAAAAAGAAAAAGATGACTGTTTTAGCGTTAGGCGGAGGAGTAGTGGGGGATATGGCGGGATTTGTTGCTTCTTCATACCGCAGAGGCGTGCCTTTCGTTCAAATGCCTACCACTTTGCTTTCTGCTGTAGATTCAAGCATTGGCGGAAAGACCGGTATTGATTTTAGAAGGAAAGGGAAAATAATAAAAAATATAGTAGGTTCTTTCTATCAACCCAGTCTAGTACTGACAGATATTTCATTTCTCAAAACATTGCCGAAAAAGGAATTACTAAACGGTTTGGCTGAAATTATAAAGTACGGTGTTATTAAAGAAGCGGAACTATTCCATTTTATTGATAAGAACATTGCGCAAATACTTGATTACGGGCCGGAAGCCCTGGGGTATATTATAGGAAAATCAACCAAAATAAAAAGGGATATAGTCCAGTTGGACGAAAAAGAAACAAAAAATATACGGATAATACTTAATTATGGCCATACTGTAGGGCATGCGATCGAAGGGGCGGGGAATTTCAAAACGAGCCATGGCGAAGCTGTCGCAATTGGAATGGTGTGCGAAGCGGAAATTTCTTTCAAGCTTGGATTGCTGGCTGAAAGTAAATGTTTGCAAATAGAAAGATTAATTGCAAAAGCCGGCCTTCCTGTCAAAATAAAGGGTTGTACCGTAAGTTCCTTAATGGAAATAATGAAATATGACAAGAAATTCCGGAAAGGCCAAAACAAGTTTGTCCTGCCGGTTGATATAGGAAAAGTGACCGTCAAAACCGGCATCCCAAACCAAATAATCCGTTCTGTCCTTGAAAAAAGATTAATAAAATAA
- a CDS encoding DUF433 domain-containing protein: MGGKPVSRGTRVPVQVEGYHHQDMVNELLSSLH, translated from the coding sequence ATGGGCGGCAAGCCTGTTAGTAGGGGGACAAGAGTTCCCGTACAGGTTGAAGGATACCACCACCAAGACATGGTTAATGAACTCCTGTCTTCCTTGCATTAA
- the nadC gene encoding carboxylating nicotinate-nucleotide diphosphorylase, translating to MKLDLKKCNPLIKSALAEDIGTGDITALNLISPTLRISAKIIAKDQAVVSGLAVARQVFKLLDKKCVWRAKFSDGDTIKKGRTLAVVSGLARAILSGERTALNFLAHLSGIATHTNKYARKIKKTTAEIYDTRKTTPNLRVLEKYAVICGGGVNHRMGLYDMALVKDNYISIYRYGRIPSYQLISSLKSKLPYGMKIEFEADNMRDVELAAANNVNIIMLDNMDIKTLKKAIKFIKKSKKNIEIEVSGRVNLKNVARIAKLGADRISVGEITHSSPAVDFSLDIVK from the coding sequence ATGAAACTGGACTTAAAAAAGTGTAATCCTTTGATTAAAAGCGCGCTGGCTGAAGATATAGGTACCGGCGACATTACGGCCTTGAACCTTATTTCACCTACCTTAAGAATTTCGGCAAAAATTATTGCCAAGGACCAGGCAGTAGTTTCGGGGCTGGCTGTAGCCAGGCAGGTTTTTAAACTTCTCGATAAGAAATGTGTCTGGAGGGCAAAATTCAGCGACGGGGACACTATAAAAAAAGGCAGGACTCTCGCCGTTGTTTCAGGTTTGGCAAGAGCCATTCTTTCCGGCGAAAGGACTGCTCTTAATTTTTTAGCGCACCTGAGCGGCATAGCCACACATACAAATAAATATGCCAGAAAAATAAAAAAAACAACCGCGGAAATTTATGACACAAGGAAGACAACGCCCAATTTAAGAGTGCTTGAAAAATATGCTGTAATTTGCGGCGGCGGCGTAAATCACCGTATGGGCCTTTACGACATGGCCCTGGTAAAAGATAATTATATCAGTATTTACCGCTACGGCAGGATACCTTCCTACCAGCTTATTTCTTCCCTGAAGAGTAAATTGCCTTACGGCATGAAAATCGAATTTGAAGCGGATAATATGCGCGATGTGGAATTAGCGGCCGCAAATAATGTTAATATTATAATGCTTGATAATATGGACATTAAAACTCTGAAGAAAGCAATAAAGTTCATAAAGAAATCGAAAAAAAATATTGAAATAGAGGTTTCCGGCAGGGTGAACCTTAAGAATGTGGCCAGAATTGCAAAGCTGGGAGCAGATAGGATTTCTGTAGGTGAAATCACTCACTCATCTCCGGCCGTAGATTTTTCACTAGATATTGTAAAATAA
- the rsxC gene encoding electron transport complex subunit RsxC — translation MPNLTFKGGIFPPLFKKTTEDIRVKATALPKKVVIPLNQHFGETALAIVKNGDYVLTGQKIGEVRGNISSTIHSSISGIVRDIGPYNHPFINEPVLSIIIESDNKDNKIETKKTHWDYFRYSHDELIKIIQESGIVGMGGEGYLSNLKLALSKEIDTCILNGCESESYITCDDRLMRENAGEIVEGLKILMYILDVHKGFIAVEENKTEAIKALRKEVFTVPNITIKILKSKYPQGAQKQLIKAVLNREAPSNVTSLDTGAVVWNVGTSYAIEQAVVKNMPLISRIVTVAGNDIKFPGNYNVRIGALVSDLLSQSGYVASSAALQRPVKLIIGGAMKGTAQFTADIPIVKNTSGIIVIQQEEKNIQYEFDPCIRCGRCIDVCPMKLMPNFLSVYSENSLWGECGKLFPEECIECGCCSYVCVAKRPMVQQIKLAKGKVLGKQ, via the coding sequence ATGCCAAATCTTACCTTTAAGGGAGGAATTTTTCCACCTTTATTTAAAAAAACAACCGAAGATATAAGAGTAAAAGCAACAGCCCTTCCAAAGAAAGTTGTAATTCCTTTAAATCAGCATTTTGGAGAAACCGCGCTTGCTATAGTAAAAAACGGCGATTATGTACTAACCGGGCAAAAAATCGGGGAAGTACGTGGAAACATTTCTTCTACCATACACTCAAGCATTTCCGGCATTGTCAGGGACATCGGCCCCTACAACCATCCATTCATAAATGAGCCTGTATTATCCATTATTATAGAATCGGACAATAAGGATAACAAAATTGAAACAAAAAAAACTCACTGGGATTATTTCCGTTATTCGCACGACGAGCTTATTAAAATTATCCAGGAATCCGGAATTGTAGGCATGGGCGGAGAGGGTTATCTTTCAAACCTGAAGCTTGCCTTGTCAAAAGAAATTGATACTTGCATACTCAACGGCTGCGAATCTGAATCCTATATAACCTGTGACGACAGGCTTATGCGTGAAAATGCCGGGGAAATTGTTGAAGGTTTAAAAATATTGATGTACATCCTGGACGTCCACAAAGGGTTTATTGCAGTTGAAGAAAATAAAACAGAAGCGATAAAGGCCCTCAGAAAAGAAGTTTTTACCGTGCCGAATATAACTATAAAAATCTTAAAATCAAAATACCCGCAAGGGGCCCAAAAACAACTTATAAAAGCAGTCCTTAACCGTGAAGCGCCTTCAAATGTAACTTCTTTAGACACCGGCGCAGTTGTCTGGAACGTAGGCACAAGTTACGCTATCGAGCAGGCCGTAGTAAAAAATATGCCTCTGATTTCAAGAATCGTAACCGTGGCCGGGAACGATATTAAATTTCCCGGAAATTATAACGTCAGAATCGGTGCGCTTGTTTCGGATTTGCTCTCCCAAAGCGGCTACGTTGCTTCGTCCGCTGCCTTGCAGCGGCCGGTGAAACTGATTATCGGCGGGGCTATGAAAGGGACCGCTCAATTTACGGCTGATATTCCAATTGTCAAGAACACTTCCGGGATAATAGTAATTCAACAGGAAGAAAAAAACATACAATATGAATTTGATCCGTGCATAAGATGCGGCAGGTGTATTGACGTTTGTCCCATGAAATTAATGCCTAACTTTCTGAGCGTTTACTCGGAGAATTCTCTTTGGGGAGAGTGCGGAAAATTATTCCCTGAAGAATGTATAGAATGCGGCTGCTGTTCTTATGTTTGTGTAGCAAAAAGGCCCATGGTCCAGCAGATAAAACTGGCTAAAGGGAAAGTCCTGGGAAAACAATGA